In Rhizophagus irregularis chromosome 12, complete sequence, a single window of DNA contains:
- a CDS encoding Vacuolar protein 8 codes for MGACLSCLFGRRTRSALYEPLLQENEREAVADLLTYLENRAETNFFEGDPLRALSTLAFSDNLDLQRSAALAFAEITEKDVREVDRETMEPIMFLLQSHDVEVQRAASAALGNLAVNTENKLLIVQMGGLEPLIRQMLSPNVEVQCNAVGCITNLATHDENKSKIARSGALVPLTKLARSKDMRVQRNATGALLNMTHSDENRQQLVNAGAIPVLVGLLNSPDTDVQYYCTTALSNIAVDALNRKKLASTETRLVQSLIGLMDSTSLKVQCQAALALRNLASDEKYQLEIVRSRGLPPLLRLLQSSFLPLILSSVACIRNISIHPLNESPIIDAGFLSPLIQLLAYEENEEIQCHAISTLRNLAASSERNKRAIVDAGAVERVRELVLNVPLSVQSEMTACVAVLALSDELKPRLLKLGICQVLLPLTNSSSVEVQGNSAAALGNLSSKVQDYSPFVNVWEKPAGGLHGYLQRFLDSTDKTFQHIAVWTIVQFLEGRDPKLSANISSSRTILTAIDRLARVTPDGEEPSDDDDDSDEGEIVALARKTLNLLK; via the exons ATGGGAGCTTGCTTATCTTGCCTTTTTGGAA GGAGAACAAGGAGCGCGCTTTACGAACCATTGTTGCAAGAAAATGAACGTGAAGCGGTTGCTGATTTATTAACGTATCTTGAGA ATCGTGccgaaactaatttttttgagGGTGACCCATTGCGTGCTCTTTCCACACTGGCTTTTTCAGATAATTTGGATTTACAACGGTCAGCGGCTTTAGCCTTTGCGGAAATAACTGAAAAAG ACGTTAGGGAAGTGGACCGAGAGACAATGGAGCCCATCATGTTTCTCCTTCAATCTCATGACGTAGAAGTTCAAAGAGCAGCCTCCGCAGCGTTAGGAAATCTGGCTGTTAATA CGGAAAATAAGTTGTTGATTGTACAAATGGGAGGATTAGAACCATTGATTCGACAAATGTTATCACCTAATGTTGAAGTTCAATGTAACGCAGTTGGATGCATTACCAATTTGGCTACACATG ATGAAAATAAATCGAAAATTGCAAGATCTGGTGCTTTGGTACCACTTACGAAATTAGCTCGATCAAAAGATATGCGAGTCCAAAGAAATGCAACGGGCGCTTTATTGAATATGACGCATTCTG ATGAAAATAGGCAACAGCTTGTAAATGCTGGTGCTATACCTGTATTAGTTGGCCTTCTGAATTCACCAGATACTGATGTTCAATATTACTGTACAACTGCACTTAGCAATATTGCCGTTGATG CCTTAAATCGAAAAAAGCTTGCCTCAACAGAAACCCGTCTTGTACAGTCTTTGATTGGTTTAATGGACTCCACTTCGCTAAAAGTGCAATGCCAGGCAGCTTTAGCATTGAGGAATTTAGCTTCagatg aaaaatatcaGCTTGAGATAGTTCGTTCCCGTGGACTACCCCCTCTTCTAAGATTACTTCAATCATCTTTTCTCCCTTTAATCCTCTCGTCAGTAGCTTGTATTCGTAACATTTCTATCCATCCACTTAATGAATCTCCAATAATTGATGCGGGTTTCTTGTCACCTCTAATTCAGCTTTTGGcttatgaagaaaatgaagaaattcaaTGTCATGCTATCAGCACGTTAAGGAATCTCGCTGCTAGTTCGGAAAGAAACAAACGAGCGATCGTAGATGCAGGAGCTGTGGAGCGAGTACGAGAATTGGTATTAAATGTGCCATTAAGTGTTCAAAGCGAGATGACCGCATGTGTAGCCGTTTTAGCATTAAGTG acGAATTAAAACCTAGGTTATTAAAATTAGGTATATGTCAAGTGTTACTTCCCTTGACGAATTCTTCTAGCGTCGAGGTGCAAGGCAATAGTGCTGCTGCATTGGGAAATTTGTCATCAAAAG TTCAAGATTATTCGCCATTCGTTAACGTTTGGGAAAAACCGGCGGGTGGTTTACATGGTTACTTACAACGTTTCTTAGATAGTACAGACAAAACATTTCAACATATTGCAGTTTGGACTATTGTCCAATTTTTGGAAGGAAGAG ATCCAAAATTGTCTGCaaatatttcttcttcaaGAACAATTTTGACTGCAATAGATCGCTTAGCTAGAGTAACACCTGATGGTGAAGAGCCCtcggatgatgatgatgattcagACGAAGGAGAAATCGTCGCTTTAGCTCGTAAAACATTGAATCTCTTAAAAtga